In Callospermophilus lateralis isolate mCalLat2 chromosome 10, mCalLat2.hap1, whole genome shotgun sequence, a single genomic region encodes these proteins:
- the Msl2 gene encoding E3 ubiquitin-protein ligase MSL2 isoform X2, with protein MFLLSGHLLQDPIAPTNSTCQHYVCKTCKGKKMMMKPSCSWCKDYEQFEENKQLSILVNCYKKLCEYITQTTLARDIIEAVDCSSDILALLNDGSLFCEETEKPSDSSFTLCLTHSPLPSTSEPTTDPQASLSPMSEGTLSIAIGSSVINGLPTYNGLSIDRFGINIPSPEHSNTIDVCNTVDIKTEDLSDSLPPVCDAVATDLCSTGIDICSFSEDIKPGDSLLLSVEEVLRSLETVSNTDVCCPNLQPNLEATVSNGPFLQLSSQSLSHNVFMSTSPALHGLSCTAATPKVAKLNRKRSRSESDSEKVQPLPISTIIRGPTLGASAPVTVKRENKISLQPIATVPNGGTTPKISKTVLLSTKSMKKSHEHGSKKSHSKTKPGILKKDKAVKEKIPSHHFMPGSPTKTVYKKPQEKKGCKCGRATQNPSVLTCRGQRCPCYSNRKACLDCICRGCQNSYMANGEKKLEAFAVPEKALEQTRLTLGINVTSIAVRNASTSTSVINVTGSPVTTFLAASTHDDKSLDEAIDMRFDC; from the exons atgtttttattGTCTG GACATTTGCTGCAAGATCCTATTGCACCCACCAACTCCACCTGCCAACACTATGTCTGCAAAACTTGTAAAGGCAAGAAAATGATGATGAAACCTTCATGTAGCTGGTGCAAAGACTATGAGCAGTTTGAGGAAAACAAGCAGTTAAGCATCTTAGTGAACTGCTACAAAAAACTATGTGAATATATAACACAGACTACGTTGGCACGGGATATAATAGAAGCAGTCGACTGTTCTTCTGATATTTTGGCTTTGCTTAATGATGGATCATTGTTTTGTGAGGAGACAGAAAAACCCTCAGATTCATCCTTTACTTTGTGTTTGACACATTCCCCTTTACCTTCAACCTCAGAACCCACAACTGATCCTCAAGCTAGTTTATCTCCAATGTCTGAAGGCACCCTCAGCATTGCTATTGGCAGTTCTGTTATCAATGGTTTGCCTACTTATAATGGGCTTTCAATAGATAGATTTGGTATAAATATTCCTTCACCTGAACATTCAAATACGATTGATGTATGTAATACTGTTGACATAAAAACTGAGGATCTATCTGACAGCCTACCACCTGTCTGTGATGCGGTAGCCACTGATTTATGCTCCACAGGCATTGATATCTGCAGTTTCAGTGAAGATATTAAACCTGGTGACTCTCTCTTACTGAGTGTTGAGGAAGTACTCCGCAGCTTAGAAACTGTTTCAAATACAGATGTTTGTTGTCCTAATTTGCAGCCGAACTTGGAAGCCACTGTATCCAATGGACCTTTTTTGCAGCTTTCTTCCCAGTCTCTTAGCCATAATGTTTTTATGTCCACCAGTCCTGCACTTCATGGGTTATCATGTACAGCAGCAACTCCGAAGGTAGCAAAATTGAATAGAAAACGATCTAGATCAGAAAGCGACAGTGAGAAAGTTCAGCCACTTCCAATTTCTACCATCATCCGAGGCCCAACACTGGGGGCATCTGCTCCTGTTACGGTGAAACGGGAGAACAAAATTTCTCTTCAACCTATAGCAACTGTTCCCAATGGAGGCACGACACCCAAAATCAGTAAAACTGTACTTTTATCTACTAAAAGCATGAAAAAGAGTCATGAACATGGATCCAAGAAATCTCACTCTAAAACCAAGCCAGGTATTCTAAAAAAAGACAAAGCAGTAAAGGAAAAGATTCCTAGTCATCATTTTATGCCGGGAAGCCCTACCAAGACGGTGTACAAAAAGCCCCAGGAAAAGAAAGGGTGTAAATGTGGGCGTGCTACTCAAAATCCAAGTGTTCTTACATGCCGCGGCCAACGCTGCCCTTGCTACTCTAACCGCAAAGCCTGCTTAGATTGTATTTGTCGTGGCTGCCAAAACTCCTATATGGCCAACGGGGAGAAGAAGCTGGAGGCATTTGCCGTGCCAGAAAAGGCCTTGGAGCAGACCAGGCTCACTTTGGGCATTAATGTAACTAGCATTGCAGTGCGTAACGCTAGTACCAGCACCAGTGTAATTAATGTCACAGGGTCCCCAGTAACAACGTTTTTAGCTGCCAGTACACACGATGATAAAAgtttggatgaagctatagacatGAGATTCGACTGTTAA
- the Msl2 gene encoding E3 ubiquitin-protein ligase MSL2 isoform X1, with the protein MNPVNATALYISASRLVLNYDPGDPKAFTEINRLLPYFRQSLSCCVCGHLLQDPIAPTNSTCQHYVCKTCKGKKMMMKPSCSWCKDYEQFEENKQLSILVNCYKKLCEYITQTTLARDIIEAVDCSSDILALLNDGSLFCEETEKPSDSSFTLCLTHSPLPSTSEPTTDPQASLSPMSEGTLSIAIGSSVINGLPTYNGLSIDRFGINIPSPEHSNTIDVCNTVDIKTEDLSDSLPPVCDAVATDLCSTGIDICSFSEDIKPGDSLLLSVEEVLRSLETVSNTDVCCPNLQPNLEATVSNGPFLQLSSQSLSHNVFMSTSPALHGLSCTAATPKVAKLNRKRSRSESDSEKVQPLPISTIIRGPTLGASAPVTVKRENKISLQPIATVPNGGTTPKISKTVLLSTKSMKKSHEHGSKKSHSKTKPGILKKDKAVKEKIPSHHFMPGSPTKTVYKKPQEKKGCKCGRATQNPSVLTCRGQRCPCYSNRKACLDCICRGCQNSYMANGEKKLEAFAVPEKALEQTRLTLGINVTSIAVRNASTSTSVINVTGSPVTTFLAASTHDDKSLDEAIDMRFDC; encoded by the coding sequence GACATTTGCTGCAAGATCCTATTGCACCCACCAACTCCACCTGCCAACACTATGTCTGCAAAACTTGTAAAGGCAAGAAAATGATGATGAAACCTTCATGTAGCTGGTGCAAAGACTATGAGCAGTTTGAGGAAAACAAGCAGTTAAGCATCTTAGTGAACTGCTACAAAAAACTATGTGAATATATAACACAGACTACGTTGGCACGGGATATAATAGAAGCAGTCGACTGTTCTTCTGATATTTTGGCTTTGCTTAATGATGGATCATTGTTTTGTGAGGAGACAGAAAAACCCTCAGATTCATCCTTTACTTTGTGTTTGACACATTCCCCTTTACCTTCAACCTCAGAACCCACAACTGATCCTCAAGCTAGTTTATCTCCAATGTCTGAAGGCACCCTCAGCATTGCTATTGGCAGTTCTGTTATCAATGGTTTGCCTACTTATAATGGGCTTTCAATAGATAGATTTGGTATAAATATTCCTTCACCTGAACATTCAAATACGATTGATGTATGTAATACTGTTGACATAAAAACTGAGGATCTATCTGACAGCCTACCACCTGTCTGTGATGCGGTAGCCACTGATTTATGCTCCACAGGCATTGATATCTGCAGTTTCAGTGAAGATATTAAACCTGGTGACTCTCTCTTACTGAGTGTTGAGGAAGTACTCCGCAGCTTAGAAACTGTTTCAAATACAGATGTTTGTTGTCCTAATTTGCAGCCGAACTTGGAAGCCACTGTATCCAATGGACCTTTTTTGCAGCTTTCTTCCCAGTCTCTTAGCCATAATGTTTTTATGTCCACCAGTCCTGCACTTCATGGGTTATCATGTACAGCAGCAACTCCGAAGGTAGCAAAATTGAATAGAAAACGATCTAGATCAGAAAGCGACAGTGAGAAAGTTCAGCCACTTCCAATTTCTACCATCATCCGAGGCCCAACACTGGGGGCATCTGCTCCTGTTACGGTGAAACGGGAGAACAAAATTTCTCTTCAACCTATAGCAACTGTTCCCAATGGAGGCACGACACCCAAAATCAGTAAAACTGTACTTTTATCTACTAAAAGCATGAAAAAGAGTCATGAACATGGATCCAAGAAATCTCACTCTAAAACCAAGCCAGGTATTCTAAAAAAAGACAAAGCAGTAAAGGAAAAGATTCCTAGTCATCATTTTATGCCGGGAAGCCCTACCAAGACGGTGTACAAAAAGCCCCAGGAAAAGAAAGGGTGTAAATGTGGGCGTGCTACTCAAAATCCAAGTGTTCTTACATGCCGCGGCCAACGCTGCCCTTGCTACTCTAACCGCAAAGCCTGCTTAGATTGTATTTGTCGTGGCTGCCAAAACTCCTATATGGCCAACGGGGAGAAGAAGCTGGAGGCATTTGCCGTGCCAGAAAAGGCCTTGGAGCAGACCAGGCTCACTTTGGGCATTAATGTAACTAGCATTGCAGTGCGTAACGCTAGTACCAGCACCAGTGTAATTAATGTCACAGGGTCCCCAGTAACAACGTTTTTAGCTGCCAGTACACACGATGATAAAAgtttggatgaagctatagacatGAGATTCGACTGTTAA
- the Msl2 gene encoding E3 ubiquitin-protein ligase MSL2 isoform X3 — protein sequence MMMKPSCSWCKDYEQFEENKQLSILVNCYKKLCEYITQTTLARDIIEAVDCSSDILALLNDGSLFCEETEKPSDSSFTLCLTHSPLPSTSEPTTDPQASLSPMSEGTLSIAIGSSVINGLPTYNGLSIDRFGINIPSPEHSNTIDVCNTVDIKTEDLSDSLPPVCDAVATDLCSTGIDICSFSEDIKPGDSLLLSVEEVLRSLETVSNTDVCCPNLQPNLEATVSNGPFLQLSSQSLSHNVFMSTSPALHGLSCTAATPKVAKLNRKRSRSESDSEKVQPLPISTIIRGPTLGASAPVTVKRENKISLQPIATVPNGGTTPKISKTVLLSTKSMKKSHEHGSKKSHSKTKPGILKKDKAVKEKIPSHHFMPGSPTKTVYKKPQEKKGCKCGRATQNPSVLTCRGQRCPCYSNRKACLDCICRGCQNSYMANGEKKLEAFAVPEKALEQTRLTLGINVTSIAVRNASTSTSVINVTGSPVTTFLAASTHDDKSLDEAIDMRFDC from the coding sequence ATGATGATGAAACCTTCATGTAGCTGGTGCAAAGACTATGAGCAGTTTGAGGAAAACAAGCAGTTAAGCATCTTAGTGAACTGCTACAAAAAACTATGTGAATATATAACACAGACTACGTTGGCACGGGATATAATAGAAGCAGTCGACTGTTCTTCTGATATTTTGGCTTTGCTTAATGATGGATCATTGTTTTGTGAGGAGACAGAAAAACCCTCAGATTCATCCTTTACTTTGTGTTTGACACATTCCCCTTTACCTTCAACCTCAGAACCCACAACTGATCCTCAAGCTAGTTTATCTCCAATGTCTGAAGGCACCCTCAGCATTGCTATTGGCAGTTCTGTTATCAATGGTTTGCCTACTTATAATGGGCTTTCAATAGATAGATTTGGTATAAATATTCCTTCACCTGAACATTCAAATACGATTGATGTATGTAATACTGTTGACATAAAAACTGAGGATCTATCTGACAGCCTACCACCTGTCTGTGATGCGGTAGCCACTGATTTATGCTCCACAGGCATTGATATCTGCAGTTTCAGTGAAGATATTAAACCTGGTGACTCTCTCTTACTGAGTGTTGAGGAAGTACTCCGCAGCTTAGAAACTGTTTCAAATACAGATGTTTGTTGTCCTAATTTGCAGCCGAACTTGGAAGCCACTGTATCCAATGGACCTTTTTTGCAGCTTTCTTCCCAGTCTCTTAGCCATAATGTTTTTATGTCCACCAGTCCTGCACTTCATGGGTTATCATGTACAGCAGCAACTCCGAAGGTAGCAAAATTGAATAGAAAACGATCTAGATCAGAAAGCGACAGTGAGAAAGTTCAGCCACTTCCAATTTCTACCATCATCCGAGGCCCAACACTGGGGGCATCTGCTCCTGTTACGGTGAAACGGGAGAACAAAATTTCTCTTCAACCTATAGCAACTGTTCCCAATGGAGGCACGACACCCAAAATCAGTAAAACTGTACTTTTATCTACTAAAAGCATGAAAAAGAGTCATGAACATGGATCCAAGAAATCTCACTCTAAAACCAAGCCAGGTATTCTAAAAAAAGACAAAGCAGTAAAGGAAAAGATTCCTAGTCATCATTTTATGCCGGGAAGCCCTACCAAGACGGTGTACAAAAAGCCCCAGGAAAAGAAAGGGTGTAAATGTGGGCGTGCTACTCAAAATCCAAGTGTTCTTACATGCCGCGGCCAACGCTGCCCTTGCTACTCTAACCGCAAAGCCTGCTTAGATTGTATTTGTCGTGGCTGCCAAAACTCCTATATGGCCAACGGGGAGAAGAAGCTGGAGGCATTTGCCGTGCCAGAAAAGGCCTTGGAGCAGACCAGGCTCACTTTGGGCATTAATGTAACTAGCATTGCAGTGCGTAACGCTAGTACCAGCACCAGTGTAATTAATGTCACAGGGTCCCCAGTAACAACGTTTTTAGCTGCCAGTACACACGATGATAAAAgtttggatgaagctatagacatGAGATTCGACTGTTAA